TACGGCCTCGACCAGCCGGTGCTCGTGCAGTACGCGGTGTTCCTCGGCCGCCTGGCCACCGGGCAGCTCGGCGACTCGTACGCGTTCCGCACGCCGGTGTCGACGCTCCTGGCGCAGCAGCTCCCGGTCACGCTGACCCTGGCGGTCGCGGGGCTCGTCGTCGCCTGGGTGCTCGCGGTCATGGCGGCGTGGTGGTCGACCCAGCGCGGCCGGGTCGCGGCGCTCCTGACCACCGGATTGTCCGTGACGGCGAGCGTCGTGCCGCACTTCTGGCTCGGCAGCGTGCTCATCGTGGTGTTCGCGACGAGCCTGGGGTGGGTGCCGGCGGTCAGCGACGGCACGGTCCGGGGATGGGTCCTGCCCGTGCTGGTCGTCGCGGTCCCGGTCGCCGGGTACCTCGCCGAGACGGTGCGGGACGGCGTGGTCGACGCGCAGCGCTCGGCCTTCGCCCTGGCCGCACGGGGTCGGGGTGAGTCCCGCGCGGGCCTGTTCGGTCGGCACCTGCTCCGGCACGCCGCGCTCCCCGGCATCGGCCTGTCCGCCTGGGCCTTCGGGTCGCTGGTGTCCGGCGCCGTGGTCGTCGAGTCGGTGTTCGCGCTGCCCGGGATCGGCCGCGCGCTCGTGACCGCGGTCACGCAGCGGGACATGCCGCTCGTCGCCGGGATCGCCCTCGTGTCGGCTGCGGCCTACGTCGTGGTGCTCGCGGTGGCGGACCTGGTCGAACGGGCCGTCGACCCTCGGGGCGCGGACCGGTCGGGCCCCCGGGGCGCCGGCCGACCGGGTCCGCGGGGTGCCGACGGGCCGGGCGGGTCGGACGTCGTCCGGTCCGCCACCGCAGACCCCGACGCGGCGTGGGACGGGACGGTGGCGCGGTGAGCGGCATCGCCGACCCGCGCCTCCCGGCCGGGGCGGCCGTCCGTGCCCGGTCCGAGCGATTCCGTGGGGGGACGCTCGGGCCGGCCGGGACGGTCGCAGCCGTCGTGGTGGCGGTCGCCGTCGTCGCGGCGGTGTGGCCGGCGCTGCTCGGCGGTGCGCACCCGCTCGCGGTGCACCCGTCCGACGCGCTGCAGGCGCCGTCGTGGCGGAGTCCGTTCGGCACCGACGAGTCCGGTCGGGACGTCCTGGCACGGGTGGTCGCGGGCACCCGGGCATCGCTCCTGGTGGGGGTCGTCGCGACGCTCGTCGGCGGCGGGGTCGGCATCGTGCTCGGTGTCCTCGCCGGCCTCGGCGGGCGGTTCGTCGACGCGGTGGTCGGTCGGGTGACCGAGGTCGCCTTCGCCCTCCCGCTGCTCCTGGTCGCGCTCGTCGTCATCGCGGTGACGGGCCCCGGACCGGTGCCGGCGATGCTCGCCGTCGGGTTCGCGACCGCCCCCGGCTACGCCCGCATCGTGCGCGGACTGGTGCGCACGGCGCGGTCCTCGCAGGTGGTCGAGACGGCCGTGCTGCTCGGCCGCTCCCCCGCCGTCGTCGTCGTGCGGCACGTGCTGCCCGCCGCGCTGTGGCCGATCCTCGCCGTGGGGACGCTCGGCATCGGCCAGGCGGTGGTCTGGGCCTCGGCGCTGAGCTACCTCGGGGTCGGGACGCCGCCGCCCGCGCCGGAGTGGGGCGCGATGCTCGCCGACGGCCGCACCTACCTGCAGACCGCGCCCTGGATGAGCACGTTCCCGGGGCTCGCGATCGTGGTCCTCGCCACCGCGGTGACGGTGCTCGGGCGTGCCCTCCGTCGCCTCGGGGTGGCCCGGTGAGCGCCGTCCTCGACGTCGCCGGGCTGTCGGTCCGCATCGGCGGCACCGCCGTGGTCACCGACGTCGGCCTGCAGGTCGCCGCCGGCGAGTGCGTCGCCCTCGTCGGGGCGTCCGGCTCGGGCAAGTCCGTCACCGTCCGCGCGGCGCTCGGCCTGTCCGCCGACGGAGCCGACGTCACCGCCGACCGGCTGACGGTGGCCGACCAGGACGTCCGGGGGCTGCCCGAGCGACGGTGGCGGCGGATCCGCGGACGACACGTCGGCTACGTCGGCCAGGAGGCGCTGGGGGCGCTCGACCCGCTCCGTCCCGTCGGGCGCGAGGTCGCCGACGCACTCCGGCTGCACACGGACCTGTCGGCGCGGGACCGCGTGGAGGCGGTCCGGGCCGGTCTCGAGGCCGTCGGACTCGACCCCGCCCTGGCCACCGACGGCCGGACCGCCGGGACCCTGTCGGGTGGGATGCGGCAGCGTGCGCTCATCGCCGCGGCGACGATCGGTCGACCGTCGCTCCTGGTGGCCGACGAACCGACCACCGCGCTCGACGCCGGCATCGCCCTGACCGTGATGGAGCAGCTGCGGGCCGCCCAGCGCGATGGGACCGGCGTGCTCGTCGTGACGCACGACCTGGGCCTCGTCGCCGGGTGGGCCGACCGGGTCGTGGTGGTCGACGGTGGGCGCGTGGTCGAGGCCGGGCGGACCGCCGAGGTCCTCGGCTCCCCCGAGCACCCGGCCACGCAGGCGCTCGTGCGGGCGGCGCGGGCCGCCGAGCAGCCGCGCCCGGTCCGCCCGCAGCCGGAGGCCACCGTCGTCCCGGTCCTCGCGGCCGACCACCTGCGCCGGAGCTACGACGACGTCCCCGCGGTCGCCGACGTGTCCCTCGGCGTCGCCCCGGGTCGGGTGCTCGGGGTCGTCGGGGCGTCCGGCTCCGGCAAGACCACCATCGTCCGCATGCTCCTCGGGCTCGAGACCCCCGACGACGGCACCATCACGCTCGACGACGAACCGTGGGCACCGCTGTCGGAACGGGACCGGCGGCCCAGGCGGCACCGGATCGCCGCCGTGGTGCAGGACCCGGGCGCGACCTTCGACGAGCGGTGGACCGTGGAACGGGTCCTCGCCGATGCACTGACCCGTGGTGCCGTCCGCCGCGCGTCCGGGGAGCTCGGCGACCGGGTGGACGCGGCCCTGCGGCAGGTCGGGCTCGACCCCGTGCTCCGGCGCCGCTCGCCCCGGACCCTGTCGGGCGGGCAACGCCAGCGACTCGCCATCGCCCGAGCGCTCGCCACCGCGCCCGAGGTGATGGTGCTCGACGAGCCCGTCACCGCCCTCGACGCGACCGTCCAGGACGCCGTGCTCGGGCTGTTGGAACGCCTGCGCGACGAGACCGGGGTGGCGATGGTGTTCGTGTCGCACGACCTGCGTGCCGTCCGGCGGCTCGCCGACGAGGTGTTGGTCGTCCACCGCGGCGCCGTCGTCGAGCGCGGGGCGACCGACGCCGTGTTCGCGCGGCCGACGCACGAGGTCACCGCGCGGCTCGTGCGGGCTGCGGCGCAGCTCGCCGCCGGGCCCGCGGCCTGACGGGCGGCCCCGCGGCGGTGCGGCCGGTGCGGCCGTGCACTTCGCGCTGGGCGACAGCCCTCGCGGTGCGAGCCGCGAGGGCCGTCGCGCAGCGCGAGGCTCGGCCCGCGCCAGCGGCGCATGGGTGGGCGGACACACGAGGAGGCCCGACCTGCGGAACGCGGGTCGGGCCTCCAGGCGGGTGGTGCGGCCGGTCAGGAGCCGGCGGACGCCTTGTCCGGCGAGCCGTCGCCGACCGGGCCGTCGGCCGACACGACCGGCATCTGGCTGGTCGAGAAGTCCTTCGCCCAGTCGGACTGCGCGAGCTCCGAGCTCGGGTCGTTGTAGTCCTTGATGACGTCGGCGATCTCGTCCTCGTGCGCGACCGTCGGGCCGGAGCCCATGAGCGGGGAGCTGGCGGTCTCCTTGGTGAAGTAGACCGCGACCAGGCCGATGACGGCGGCGAGCATGAGGTAGAACGCCGGGATGTCCTCGGCCCACCCGTAGCCCGCGTCCTTCGCGCCGGCGATGAGTGCCTGCGTGGCCAGCGGGGTCGTCCCGCCGAACAGCGACACCGACACGTTGAACGCGATGGCCAGGGCACCGTAACGGATGATCGTCGGGAACAGCGCGGGGAGCGTCGACGGCATGGTCGAGGTGAACGTCACCAGGACCAGGCCGAGGATGAGCAGGCCGAAGAAGACCCCGGGGCCGGAGCCGGTCTGCACGAGCTTGAGCGCCGGCCAGGACAGCACGATGAAGCCGATGCAGCCCGCGGCGAGCACGGGACGACGGCCGAACTTGTCGGACAGCCGC
The sequence above is drawn from the Curtobacterium sp. L6-1 genome and encodes:
- a CDS encoding ABC transporter permease, with protein sequence MRRLLGGVGVLWAVATIVFVAIRLIPGDPALAILGGPGSQASAEAVAQVRAEYGLDQPVLVQYAVFLGRLATGQLGDSYAFRTPVSTLLAQQLPVTLTLAVAGLVVAWVLAVMAAWWSTQRGRVAALLTTGLSVTASVVPHFWLGSVLIVVFATSLGWVPAVSDGTVRGWVLPVLVVAVPVAGYLAETVRDGVVDAQRSAFALAARGRGESRAGLFGRHLLRHAALPGIGLSAWAFGSLVSGAVVVESVFALPGIGRALVTAVTQRDMPLVAGIALVSAAAYVVVLAVADLVERAVDPRGADRSGPRGAGRPGPRGADGPGGSDVVRSATADPDAAWDGTVAR
- a CDS encoding ABC transporter permease — translated: MSGIADPRLPAGAAVRARSERFRGGTLGPAGTVAAVVVAVAVVAAVWPALLGGAHPLAVHPSDALQAPSWRSPFGTDESGRDVLARVVAGTRASLLVGVVATLVGGGVGIVLGVLAGLGGRFVDAVVGRVTEVAFALPLLLVALVVIAVTGPGPVPAMLAVGFATAPGYARIVRGLVRTARSSQVVETAVLLGRSPAVVVVRHVLPAALWPILAVGTLGIGQAVVWASALSYLGVGTPPPAPEWGAMLADGRTYLQTAPWMSTFPGLAIVVLATAVTVLGRALRRLGVAR
- a CDS encoding ABC transporter ATP-binding protein translates to MSAVLDVAGLSVRIGGTAVVTDVGLQVAAGECVALVGASGSGKSVTVRAALGLSADGADVTADRLTVADQDVRGLPERRWRRIRGRHVGYVGQEALGALDPLRPVGREVADALRLHTDLSARDRVEAVRAGLEAVGLDPALATDGRTAGTLSGGMRQRALIAAATIGRPSLLVADEPTTALDAGIALTVMEQLRAAQRDGTGVLVVTHDLGLVAGWADRVVVVDGGRVVEAGRTAEVLGSPEHPATQALVRAARAAEQPRPVRPQPEATVVPVLAADHLRRSYDDVPAVADVSLGVAPGRVLGVVGASGSGKTTIVRMLLGLETPDDGTITLDDEPWAPLSERDRRPRRHRIAAVVQDPGATFDERWTVERVLADALTRGAVRRASGELGDRVDAALRQVGLDPVLRRRSPRTLSGGQRQRLAIARALATAPEVMVLDEPVTALDATVQDAVLGLLERLRDETGVAMVFVSHDLRAVRRLADEVLVVHRGAVVERGATDAVFARPTHEVTARLVRAAAQLAAGPAA